A window of Candidatus Neomarinimicrobiota bacterium contains these coding sequences:
- a CDS encoding tetratricopeptide repeat protein, whose amino-acid sequence MQLKQVHYIIILLFFLVITLRGQRSSEAIAVADSLISEGKYWSAIGFLYEVDPDDTNPTISLKKQEIAFEYYIYAVGGSIFSLSDFVGPIDITLVRGKAGEYQAVVFRSDSVFTSIISQYPERWEGPYGLGMYYYWCSNNCGCCLEGCEGLIPRAADYFLDAQRLGADDSHSHFVIGLNYHYQGNLEEAVRCYNLSIERDSDFPTSHYNLALAQLSLGNVQDALKPARAACTLYTDKHLKADAVSLLGSILKDLGNIPEAIKAYSSALAIDPHHATSINLILLLMFELNDWDGAFDVTLRYIQEAPSDYQTYQTIIQPWYRSSKPLNIIDVMDQALAPTTDVSERSVITFFCAEFLKVLGEPGKALERYELADKLLLDAGDAHLDLLEIAQEQITKLRSNR is encoded by the coding sequence ATGCAACTGAAGCAAGTACACTACATTATTATCCTGCTATTCTTTCTGGTCATAACCCTTCGAGGACAGAGATCAAGTGAGGCGATCGCAGTTGCAGATAGCCTCATCAGTGAAGGGAAATACTGGTCCGCGATAGGGTTTTTGTACGAGGTCGATCCGGACGATACTAATCCTACCATATCCCTCAAAAAGCAGGAGATCGCTTTCGAATACTATATATACGCAGTTGGTGGCAGTATCTTCTCCCTATCTGATTTCGTTGGACCAATAGATATTACCTTGGTCAGAGGCAAAGCCGGTGAATACCAGGCTGTAGTCTTTCGCAGCGATTCAGTATTCACCAGTATTATCAGCCAGTATCCAGAGAGATGGGAGGGTCCCTATGGTCTTGGGATGTATTATTACTGGTGTTCTAATAACTGCGGATGTTGTCTGGAGGGTTGTGAAGGACTGATACCACGCGCCGCTGATTATTTCCTGGATGCACAGCGGTTGGGTGCGGATGATAGCCACTCCCATTTTGTCATTGGTCTTAACTACCACTATCAAGGCAACCTTGAAGAGGCGGTACGTTGTTACAATCTATCCATTGAAAGAGATTCGGATTTTCCAACGAGCCACTATAATCTGGCGCTTGCTCAGTTATCCCTAGGCAATGTGCAAGATGCTCTGAAGCCAGCCCGGGCAGCATGCACACTTTACACTGACAAGCATTTAAAAGCAGATGCAGTCTCTTTGCTCGGCAGTATACTAAAGGACCTTGGTAACATACCCGAGGCAATTAAGGCTTATAGTTCGGCTCTTGCTATCGATCCTCATCATGCAACTTCAATAAACCTTATTCTACTTTTAATGTTTGAGTTGAATGACTGGGACGGTGCCTTTGATGTAACCCTCCGATATATCCAGGAAGCTCCATCAGATTATCAGACCTACCAGACAATAATTCAACCCTGGTACCGAAGTTCCAAGCCTCTGAATATTATAGACGTGATGGACCAAGCCCTCGCGCCTACTACTGATGTATCTGAAAGAAGTGTCATCACATTTTTTTGTGCGGAGTTCTTGAAGGTATTAGGTGAACCCGGTAAGGCGCTTGAACGTTACGAGCTTGCCGATAAACTATTGCTCGATGCAGGTGATGCTCATCTCGATTTATTAGAAATTGCTCAAGAGCAAATAACGAAACTTCGCTCAAACCGATAA
- a CDS encoding FlgD immunoglobulin-like domain containing protein, whose translation MPSDTVVSGGILTLVAEGGILYATGNDEGIYRTVDNGTTWTSISSDLPINEVYSLVAKDSVLFAGTGGNGVYRSLDNGLSWTSVNAGLPGNAIVANLKLFDKGLFAAIGDKIYLTLNSCANWIEVSEGLNLEGYSYVTTLGANSDFLFAGTNDGIWRRPLIELLSTENISEGYLPKAYSLKQNHPNPFNPATTILYELPHASEVSLIVYDLLGREVATLVDGYQEPGYYQALWDGRDQTGRSVPSGVYIARLVTKGHSKSIKMLLLK comes from the coding sequence GTGCCATCAGACACAGTGGTGTCTGGAGGCATTCTTACCCTCGTTGCTGAAGGCGGAATCCTCTATGCCACAGGAAATGATGAGGGGATATACCGCACAGTTGATAATGGAACAACCTGGACCTCTATTAGCTCGGATTTGCCCATAAATGAAGTGTATTCACTGGTGGCCAAAGATTCGGTTCTGTTTGCAGGGACAGGCGGTAACGGAGTATACCGTTCACTCGATAATGGTTTGAGCTGGACGTCCGTTAATGCTGGTCTGCCAGGCAATGCTATCGTAGCGAATCTAAAGTTGTTTGATAAGGGGCTTTTTGCAGCTATTGGTGATAAGATATACCTAACGCTTAATAGTTGTGCGAATTGGATAGAGGTCAGTGAAGGTTTAAACCTCGAGGGATATAGCTATGTGACTACTCTTGGTGCCAATAGTGACTTTCTCTTTGCAGGTACCAACGATGGAATTTGGCGTCGACCACTTATCGAGTTGTTATCAACGGAAAATATCTCCGAGGGTTATTTACCGAAAGCGTATTCGCTCAAGCAGAACCACCCCAATCCCTTCAATCCCGCCACCACCATCCTTTACGAGCTGCCTCATGCCAGCGAGGTCTCATTGATCGTCTACGATCTCCTGGGTAGGGAAGTTGCGACACTTGTAGACGGCTACCAGGAACCGGGCTACTATCAAGCCCTGTGGGATGGCCGCGACCAGACCGGCCGCTCAGTTCCCTCCGGCGTCTACATCGCCCGATTAGTGACCAAGGGTCACAGCAAGTCCATCAAGATGCTGCTGCTGAAGTAG